From one Bradyrhizobium sp. Ash2021 genomic stretch:
- the hppD gene encoding 4-hydroxyphenylpyruvate dioxygenase: MGPFPHDAPAATISADNPMGTDGFEFVEYAHPRPEELHALFKLMGYVPVARHKAKKITVYRQGDINYLVNEEPGTHGFGFVAAHGPCAPSMAFRVVDARQAYERALSLGAEPADISSAQKTLDVPAIKGIGGSLLYFVDRYGAKGSAYDAEFEWLGAQNPRPVGAGLFYLDHLTHNVHRGRMDVWTGFYEKLFNFRQIRFFDIEGRASGLFSRALTSPDGKIRIPINEDAGDSGQIEEYLHIYRGEGIQHIACGARDIYATVEDLRDAGLPFMPPPPETYFEKIDARLPEHGEDVARLKRDGILIDGEGVVDGGHTKVLLQIFSANAIGPIFFEFIQRKGDDGFGEGNFKALFESIEEDQIRRGVLKVENAA; encoded by the coding sequence ATGGGTCCATTTCCGCACGACGCGCCGGCCGCCACCATCAGCGCCGACAATCCGATGGGCACCGACGGGTTCGAATTCGTCGAATACGCGCATCCCCGGCCGGAAGAGCTGCACGCGCTGTTCAAGCTGATGGGTTATGTGCCGGTCGCCCGTCACAAGGCCAAGAAGATCACGGTCTATCGTCAGGGCGACATCAATTATCTCGTCAACGAGGAGCCCGGCACCCACGGTTTTGGCTTTGTCGCCGCGCATGGCCCGTGCGCGCCGTCGATGGCGTTTCGCGTGGTAGATGCCAGGCAGGCCTATGAACGCGCACTGTCGCTCGGCGCGGAACCGGCAGACATTTCATCGGCGCAGAAGACGCTCGACGTTCCCGCCATCAAGGGCATTGGCGGCAGCCTGCTCTATTTCGTCGATCGTTACGGCGCCAAGGGTTCGGCCTATGACGCCGAATTCGAATGGCTCGGCGCGCAGAATCCGCGGCCGGTTGGCGCGGGCCTGTTCTATCTCGATCATCTCACCCACAACGTCCATCGTGGCCGCATGGATGTCTGGACCGGGTTCTACGAAAAACTGTTCAATTTCCGCCAGATCCGTTTCTTCGATATCGAGGGGCGTGCTTCTGGTCTGTTCTCGCGGGCGTTGACCAGCCCCGACGGCAAGATCCGGATCCCGATCAACGAGGACGCCGGCGATTCCGGCCAGATCGAGGAATATCTCCACATCTATCGTGGCGAGGGCATCCAGCACATCGCCTGCGGCGCGCGGGATATTTACGCGACGGTCGAAGATTTGCGCGACGCCGGCCTGCCGTTCATGCCGCCGCCACCCGAAACCTATTTTGAAAAGATCGATGCGCGCTTGCCCGAACACGGCGAGGATGTCGCGCGCCTGAAGCGCGATGGCATTTTGATCGACGGCGAAGGCGTCGTCGATGGCGGCCACACCAAGGTCCTGTTGCAGATATTTTCGGCGAATGCGATCGGGCCGATCTTCTTCGAATTCATCCAGCGCAAGGGCGACGATGGCTTTGGCGAAGGCAATTTCAAGGCGCTGTTCGAATCGATCGAGGAGGATCAGATTCGCAGAGGTGTGCTGAAGGTGGAAAACGCGGCGTAG
- a CDS encoding CaiB/BaiF CoA-transferase family protein — MLDKPAPQSAVRTSGPLAGFRIVEFAGIGPGPFACMMLADMGAEVVTLDRVGAKKNLKSVAGRGRKVVEIDLKDKAAIAQVLGLLANADALIEGFRPGVMERLGLGPDVVLARNPRLVFGRMTGWGQEGPLAQAAGHDINYISVTGALAAIGTREKPVPPLNLVGDFGGGALYLVVGVLAALLEASKSGKGQVVDAAMCDGAASLMSMFFDMTAIGRWVEGREQNFLDGGAHFYGIYECSCGNFISIGSIEPQFYALLRQHAGLTDADFDAQMDRKAWPALKDKLTKVFKSQTREDWCKIMEGTDICFAPILTMAEAPKHPHNAARKIFVERHGVTQPAPAPRFSRTPSAIRDAETADIGELTKEWKAGR, encoded by the coding sequence GTGCTCGATAAACCAGCCCCCCAGTCCGCAGTTCGCACCTCCGGCCCGCTCGCCGGCTTCCGCATTGTCGAATTCGCCGGCATTGGTCCCGGGCCGTTCGCCTGCATGATGCTGGCCGATATGGGCGCGGAGGTGGTGACGCTCGACCGCGTCGGCGCCAAGAAGAACCTGAAATCGGTCGCCGGCCGCGGCCGCAAAGTCGTCGAGATTGATCTGAAGGACAAGGCCGCGATCGCGCAGGTGCTCGGCCTGCTCGCCAACGCTGACGCGCTGATCGAGGGCTTTCGCCCGGGCGTGATGGAGCGATTGGGCCTCGGGCCCGACGTGGTTCTGGCGCGCAATCCGCGCCTCGTGTTCGGCCGCATGACCGGCTGGGGCCAGGAAGGCCCGCTGGCGCAGGCCGCCGGCCACGACATCAACTACATCTCGGTCACCGGCGCACTTGCCGCGATCGGCACCAGGGAGAAACCGGTGCCGCCACTCAACCTGGTCGGCGATTTCGGCGGAGGCGCGCTTTATCTCGTGGTCGGCGTGCTCGCAGCACTTTTGGAGGCGTCGAAATCCGGCAAGGGCCAGGTGGTCGATGCCGCGATGTGCGATGGCGCGGCGTCGCTGATGTCGATGTTCTTCGACATGACGGCGATCGGCCGCTGGGTCGAAGGCCGCGAGCAGAACTTCCTCGACGGCGGCGCGCATTTCTACGGCATCTATGAATGCTCCTGCGGCAATTTCATCTCGATCGGCTCGATCGAGCCGCAGTTCTACGCGCTCCTGCGCCAGCATGCCGGCCTTACCGACGCCGATTTCGACGCCCAGATGGACCGCAAGGCCTGGCCGGCGCTGAAGGATAAGCTGACCAAGGTCTTCAAGAGCCAGACCCGCGAGGACTGGTGCAAGATCATGGAAGGCACCGACATCTGCTTCGCGCCGATCCTGACCATGGCGGAGGCGCCCAAGCATCCGCACAACGCCGCGCGAAAAATTTTCGTCGAGCGCCACGGCGTGACGCAGCCGGCACCGGCACCGCGCTTTTCGCGGACACCATCGGCGATACGGGATGCGGAGACGGCGGATATCGGCGAATTGACGAAAGAGTGGAAGGCGGGGAGGTAA
- a CDS encoding LLM class flavin-dependent oxidoreductase, with protein sequence MKFGIFYEHQLPRPWNDGAEHKLFQEALDQVELADKLGIDYAWEVEHHFLEEYSHSSAPEIFLAACSQRTKRIRLGHGICLMPPKYNHPARVAERIATLDLVSNGRVEFGTGESASLMELGGFNVGFDPVEKRRMWTEAVEQCTNMMVMDPYPGFKGEFFEMPCRNVVPKPVQTPHPPLWVACSNRETIKLAARHGIGALTFAFVDPREARQWVDDYYRIFKEECVPIGHAVNPNVAMVTGFSLHADEMESRRRGEDGLRFFRYGLAHHYIFGEHRPGRTDIWANFEKARHALPPAGADHGIGTPDQLRTHLRHFEESGVDQTVFIQQGGRNQHEHICEALELFAKNVMPEFRAREIEREQQKQAELAPYIEKAMARKKAMTPMRDEEIPVYVALGRKVAEEGTGTERQKQNAKLWADAAKVTLSDPARHGSKTPVSS encoded by the coding sequence ATGAAGTTCGGCATTTTCTACGAGCACCAATTGCCGCGGCCGTGGAACGACGGCGCCGAGCACAAGCTGTTCCAGGAGGCGCTCGACCAGGTCGAGTTGGCCGACAAGCTCGGCATCGATTACGCCTGGGAGGTCGAGCACCATTTCCTCGAGGAATATTCGCATTCCTCCGCGCCCGAGATTTTCCTCGCCGCCTGCTCGCAACGAACCAAGCGGATTCGCTTGGGCCATGGCATCTGCCTGATGCCGCCGAAATATAATCACCCCGCGCGCGTCGCCGAGCGTATCGCCACCCTCGATCTCGTTTCCAACGGCCGCGTCGAATTCGGCACCGGGGAGAGCGCGTCGCTGATGGAGCTCGGCGGCTTCAATGTCGGCTTCGATCCGGTCGAGAAGCGGCGGATGTGGACGGAAGCCGTCGAGCAATGCACCAACATGATGGTGATGGACCCCTATCCCGGCTTCAAGGGCGAATTCTTTGAAATGCCCTGCCGCAATGTGGTGCCCAAGCCCGTGCAGACGCCGCATCCGCCGCTGTGGGTCGCCTGCTCCAACCGCGAAACCATCAAGCTGGCGGCGCGGCACGGCATCGGCGCGCTGACTTTTGCCTTTGTCGATCCGCGCGAGGCGCGGCAATGGGTCGATGATTACTACCGAATCTTCAAAGAGGAGTGCGTGCCGATCGGGCATGCGGTCAATCCCAATGTCGCGATGGTGACTGGCTTCTCGCTGCATGCCGACGAGATGGAATCGCGCCGCCGCGGCGAAGATGGACTGCGCTTCTTCCGCTATGGCCTCGCCCATCACTATATCTTTGGCGAGCACAGGCCGGGCCGTACCGACATCTGGGCTAATTTCGAGAAGGCGCGCCATGCATTGCCGCCGGCTGGCGCCGATCACGGTATCGGCACGCCGGACCAGTTGCGCACGCATCTGCGGCATTTCGAGGAGTCGGGCGTCGACCAAACCGTGTTCATCCAGCAGGGCGGCCGTAACCAGCACGAGCATATCTGCGAGGCGCTCGAACTGTTCGCCAAAAACGTGATGCCGGAATTCCGGGCGCGCGAGATCGAGCGCGAACAGCAGAAGCAGGCTGAGCTCGCGCCCTACATTGAAAAGGCGATGGCGCGCAAAAAGGCCATGACGCCGATGCGCGACGAGGAAATCCCGGTCTACGTCGCACTCGGCCGCAAGGTCGCGGAGGAAGGCACCGGCACCGAGCGCCAGAAGCAGAACGCCAAATTATGGGCCGACGCGGCCAAGGTGACGCTCAGCGATCCCGCCCGCCACGGCAGCAAGACGCCGGTCAGCTCCTAG
- a CDS encoding xanthine dehydrogenase family protein subunit M, with amino-acid sequence MYETTYHRPSSVEEAAALFAKGSEAKYLAGGHTLIPVMKQRLAAPSDVIDLGKIKDLIGVDVSSDAVTIKAATTHNDVAQSGPAQKAIPALAYLATLIGDPAVRHRGTIGGSIANNDPAADYPAAVLALGATVKTNKRSISAEDFFKGLFSTALADGEIITAVSFPIPAKAGYSKFPHPASRFALTGVFVVKTKAGDVRVAATGASQNGVMRVPAIEAALKANWSAAALDGVNISADGLMSDIHGSSDYRANLIKVMAQRAVTAAG; translated from the coding sequence ATGTACGAGACCACTTATCATCGCCCCTCCTCGGTTGAAGAAGCGGCCGCGCTGTTCGCCAAGGGCTCGGAAGCAAAATATCTCGCCGGCGGCCACACCCTGATCCCCGTGATGAAGCAGCGGTTGGCGGCGCCATCCGACGTGATCGATCTCGGCAAGATCAAGGACCTGATCGGCGTCGACGTGTCATCCGATGCCGTGACGATCAAGGCCGCGACCACGCACAACGACGTGGCCCAGAGCGGCCCGGCGCAAAAGGCGATTCCCGCGCTCGCCTATCTCGCCACGTTGATCGGCGATCCCGCGGTGCGCCATCGCGGCACCATCGGCGGCTCGATCGCCAACAACGATCCGGCCGCGGACTATCCCGCCGCCGTGCTCGCGCTCGGCGCCACCGTCAAGACCAACAAGCGTTCGATCTCGGCGGAGGATTTCTTCAAGGGCCTGTTCTCGACCGCATTGGCCGACGGAGAAATCATTACCGCCGTGTCGTTCCCGATTCCGGCCAAGGCGGGATATTCAAAATTCCCGCATCCGGCGTCGCGCTTTGCACTGACCGGCGTGTTCGTGGTCAAGACCAAGGCGGGCGATGTCCGTGTCGCCGCCACCGGCGCCTCCCAGAATGGCGTGATGCGGGTGCCTGCGATTGAGGCGGCGCTGAAGGCCAATTGGTCGGCGGCCGCCCTCGACGGCGTCAATATTTCCGCTGACGGGCTGATGAGCGATATCCACGGCTCATCGGACTATCGCGCCAATCTGATCAAGGTGATGGCGCAGCGCGCGGTGACCGCCGCGGGCTGA
- a CDS encoding xanthine dehydrogenase family protein molybdopterin-binding subunit, with amino-acid sequence MGVEGIGASVVRKEDRRFTTGKGRYVDDIKLMGMTHAQFIRSPHAHAKVKSIDTSAAMKMPGVVAVLTGQQIVDDKVGNLICGWAITSKDGTPMKMGAWPAMAPETVRFVGQAVAVVIAETKNQAKDAAEAVVVDYEELPAAANISAAIKPGAPQLHPEAPGNVIYDWTIGDEAATDAAFKSAANVVSLDITNNRLVPNAMEPRAAIGDYNEAEEHFTLYTTSQNPHVARLVLSAFYNIAPEHKLRVVAPDVGGGFGSKIFIYPEEMVALWASKKVGRPVKWTGDRSEAFLTDAHGRDHLTKAELALDAGNKITGLRVKTYANLGAYMSLFSSSVPTYLYATLLSGQYNIPNIFAEVISVYTNTTPVDAYRGAGRPEASFVVERLLETAARQLKVDPAELRRKNFITTFPHQTPVIMAYDIGDFGASLDVAMKAIDYAGFPARKAKAKSEGKLRGLGLSCYIEACGIAPSKAVGSLGAGVGLWESAEVRVNPVGTIEILTGSHSHGQGHETTFCQLVAERLGVPISQVQIVHGDTDKVQFGMGTYGSRSAAVGLTAILKAMEKVEAKAKKIAAHQLEASENDIVIEGGMFKVAGTDKSIALPMVALAAYTAHNLPDGMEPGLKEGAFYDPTNFTFPAGAYICELEVDSATGKTSFVNFVAADDFGRLINPMIVEGQVHGGLAQGIGQALLEGAVYDDSGQLVTASFMDYTMPRADDLPSFKLNHTTTLCPGNPLGVKGCGEAGAIGASAAVINAITDAIGNNKLEMPATPDRVWHAIHG; translated from the coding sequence ATGGGCGTTGAAGGCATTGGCGCAAGCGTTGTGCGCAAGGAAGACCGACGTTTCACGACAGGCAAGGGCCGCTACGTCGACGACATCAAATTGATGGGCATGACCCATGCCCAATTCATCCGCAGCCCGCACGCTCATGCCAAGGTCAAGAGCATCGATACGTCGGCGGCGATGAAGATGCCCGGCGTGGTTGCCGTGCTCACCGGCCAGCAGATCGTCGACGACAAGGTCGGCAATCTGATTTGCGGCTGGGCCATTACCTCCAAGGACGGCACCCCGATGAAGATGGGCGCGTGGCCGGCGATGGCGCCGGAGACGGTGCGCTTTGTCGGACAGGCGGTCGCGGTGGTGATCGCCGAGACCAAGAACCAGGCCAAGGACGCCGCCGAAGCCGTCGTCGTCGACTACGAGGAACTGCCGGCCGCCGCCAACATTAGCGCGGCGATCAAGCCCGGCGCGCCGCAGCTTCACCCCGAGGCCCCCGGCAACGTGATCTACGACTGGACCATCGGCGACGAGGCCGCAACCGACGCGGCGTTCAAATCGGCCGCCAACGTGGTCTCGCTCGACATCACCAACAACCGGCTGGTGCCGAATGCGATGGAGCCGCGCGCGGCGATCGGCGACTACAACGAGGCCGAAGAGCATTTCACGCTGTACACGACGTCGCAGAATCCGCACGTCGCGCGTCTGGTGCTGTCGGCCTTCTACAATATCGCACCCGAGCACAAGCTGCGGGTGGTGGCGCCCGATGTCGGCGGCGGCTTCGGCTCGAAGATCTTCATCTATCCCGAGGAAATGGTGGCGCTATGGGCCTCCAAGAAGGTGGGGCGCCCGGTGAAATGGACCGGCGATCGTTCCGAGGCCTTCCTGACCGACGCCCATGGCCGCGATCACCTGACCAAGGCTGAGCTCGCGCTCGACGCCGGCAACAAGATCACGGGGTTGCGGGTCAAGACCTACGCCAATCTCGGCGCCTATATGTCGCTGTTCTCCTCCTCGGTGCCGACCTATCTCTATGCGACGCTGCTGTCGGGTCAGTACAACATCCCCAACATCTTCGCCGAGGTGATCAGCGTTTACACCAACACCACCCCGGTCGACGCCTATCGCGGCGCGGGCCGGCCCGAAGCCAGTTTCGTGGTGGAGCGGCTGCTGGAGACCGCGGCGCGGCAATTGAAGGTCGATCCGGCGGAATTGCGCCGCAAGAATTTTATCACCACCTTCCCGCATCAGACGCCGGTGATCATGGCCTATGACATCGGCGATTTCGGCGCCTCACTCGATGTTGCGATGAAGGCGATCGATTACGCCGGCTTCCCGGCCCGCAAGGCGAAAGCCAAGTCCGAAGGCAAGCTGCGCGGCCTCGGCCTGTCCTGCTACATCGAGGCCTGCGGCATCGCACCTTCGAAAGCGGTCGGCAGCCTCGGCGCCGGCGTCGGCTTGTGGGAATCCGCGGAAGTCCGCGTCAATCCGGTCGGCACCATCGAGATCCTGACCGGGTCGCACAGCCACGGCCAGGGGCATGAAACGACCTTCTGCCAATTGGTCGCGGAGCGCCTCGGTGTTCCCATCAGCCAGGTCCAGATCGTTCATGGCGACACCGACAAGGTGCAGTTCGGCATGGGCACCTATGGATCCCGTTCGGCCGCCGTCGGTTTGACGGCGATCCTGAAGGCGATGGAGAAGGTCGAGGCCAAGGCCAAGAAAATCGCCGCGCATCAGCTCGAGGCGTCCGAGAACGACATCGTCATCGAGGGCGGCATGTTCAAGGTCGCCGGCACCGACAAGTCGATCGCGCTGCCGATGGTGGCGCTCGCCGCCTATACCGCGCACAATCTGCCCGACGGCATGGAGCCGGGCCTGAAGGAAGGCGCGTTCTACGACCCGACCAACTTCACCTTCCCGGCCGGCGCCTATATCTGCGAACTCGAAGTCGATTCCGCGACCGGCAAGACCTCCTTCGTCAATTTCGTCGCGGCGGATGATTTCGGGCGGCTGATCAACCCGATGATCGTCGAAGGCCAGGTCCATGGCGGTCTCGCCCAGGGCATCGGCCAGGCACTGCTCGAAGGGGCGGTTTACGACGATAGCGGCCAGCTCGTGACGGCGTCGTTCATGGATTACACCATGCCGCGCGCCGACGACCTGCCGTCGTTCAAACTGAACCACACCACGACGCTGTGCCCGGGCAATCCGCTCGGCGTCAAAGGCTGCGGCGAGGCCGGCGCGATCGGCGCATCGGCGGCCGTGATCAACGCGATCACGGACGCGATCGGCAACAACAAACTGGAAATGCCGGCGACGCCCGATCGCGTCTGGCATGCCATTCACGGCTGA
- a CDS encoding 2Fe-2S iron-sulfur cluster-binding protein: MSTIKLTVNGKAVSADVEDRTLLVHLLRENLNLTGTHVGCDTSQCGACVVHIDGKAVKSCTVLAGQAAGSNVTTIEGIAKGDQLHPMQAAFRDNHGLQCGYCTPGMIMSAIDIVHRYGGKLDEAIVRHELEGNICRCTGYHNIVKSVLDAAGRMNISQAAE; the protein is encoded by the coding sequence GTGTCTACAATCAAACTGACGGTGAACGGCAAGGCCGTCTCGGCCGATGTTGAGGACCGGACCCTCTTGGTCCATCTCTTGCGCGAAAATCTGAACCTGACCGGCACCCATGTCGGCTGCGACACCAGCCAGTGCGGCGCCTGTGTGGTCCATATCGACGGCAAAGCGGTCAAATCCTGCACCGTGCTGGCGGGACAGGCCGCAGGCTCCAATGTCACCACCATCGAGGGCATCGCCAAGGGCGACCAACTGCATCCGATGCAGGCCGCTTTCCGCGACAATCATGGCCTGCAATGCGGCTACTGCACCCCCGGCATGATCATGTCGGCGATCGATATCGTGCACCGCTACGGCGGCAAGCTCGACGAGGCGATCGTCCGGCACGAGCTGGAAGGCAATATCTGCCGCTGCACCGGCTACCATAACATCGTCAAATCGGTGCTCGATGCGGCCGGCCGCATGAACATCTCGCAGGCGGCGGAATAG
- a CDS encoding HAMP domain-containing methyl-accepting chemotaxis protein — protein MSGRSGSRSIKFPTLRFRTKIMLGFAVTLAISAASMGFAYMGFERVSAGVGSYRQSVAEADLARNIDRELISYRSLARYYVVTAKEEDGKAALAAEASLRDAIIQSMKGTTNPARLDQITKLEREFRAFTKIFADILKVKEESAMIAQNRLARSATSLRYKLDDLPSNADDSELQAIQFGAKKVSDQLQAATALANTFVINSDKAVAAGAMARLKFVENSMHPISSKEEKIVQGLKEASALLEEYQQALTKLIENSKEIDELTIEMTESAAAIDHGSGAMKSDLFADQKRLEAESHAAIGETEQLILMLAAGGFLLGVVWAFLLGTGISRPIAAMCRAMRELAGGNFDVVLPGLGRRDELGEMAGAVEEFKVQAIARAEHDAATQEAQNKAASAARRTELIRFADEFESAVGAIVSNVSASAVQLEAAAGTLTRTAETTQSLSSQVAGASEEASSNMQSVASATEELSASVDEIGRRVKESSQIAAAAVRQAEQTDSRIGKLSRAAQQIGDVVKLITAIAEQTNLLALNATIEAARAGDAGRGFAVVASEVKSLASQTAKATDEISNHISGMQGATQESVAAIKEIGGTIGKISDIASNIASAVEQQSSATQEIARSVQNVAQGTQEAAASVMQVNRGATETGSASEEVLNSARTLSSESTRLREELDRFMANIRAA, from the coding sequence TTGTCAGGACGTAGCGGGTCGCGATCGATCAAATTCCCAACCCTTCGTTTCCGCACCAAGATCATGCTCGGCTTTGCCGTCACGCTGGCGATTTCGGCCGCCAGCATGGGTTTTGCCTATATGGGCTTCGAGCGGGTGTCCGCGGGCGTGGGGTCCTACCGCCAGAGCGTCGCGGAAGCCGACCTGGCCCGCAACATCGACCGCGAGCTGATCTCGTACCGTTCGCTGGCGCGGTATTATGTCGTCACCGCCAAGGAAGAGGACGGCAAGGCGGCGCTGGCGGCCGAAGCCAGCCTCAGGGACGCCATCATCCAGTCGATGAAGGGCACGACCAACCCGGCGCGGCTCGACCAGATCACCAAACTGGAGCGGGAATTCCGCGCCTTCACCAAGATCTTTGCCGATATCCTCAAGGTGAAGGAAGAGAGCGCGATGATCGCGCAAAACCGCCTCGCCCGCAGCGCCACCTCGCTGCGTTACAAACTCGACGATCTCCCCAGCAATGCCGACGATTCAGAGCTTCAGGCGATTCAGTTCGGCGCCAAGAAAGTGTCCGACCAGCTTCAGGCGGCGACGGCGCTTGCCAATACCTTCGTGATCAATTCCGACAAGGCGGTCGCCGCCGGCGCAATGGCGCGGCTCAAGTTCGTCGAGAACTCGATGCACCCGATCTCGTCCAAGGAAGAAAAGATCGTGCAGGGGTTGAAGGAAGCTTCCGCTCTGCTGGAGGAATACCAGCAAGCGCTTACCAAGCTGATCGAGAATTCCAAAGAGATCGACGAACTAACCATCGAAATGACCGAGTCCGCGGCCGCCATCGACCACGGCTCGGGGGCGATGAAATCGGATCTGTTTGCCGATCAGAAGCGGCTTGAAGCCGAGTCGCATGCAGCCATCGGCGAGACCGAGCAGCTGATCCTGATGCTGGCCGCCGGCGGCTTCCTGCTCGGTGTCGTCTGGGCATTCCTGCTGGGTACGGGAATCTCGCGGCCGATTGCCGCGATGTGCAGGGCGATGCGTGAACTCGCCGGCGGTAATTTCGACGTCGTGCTGCCGGGGCTCGGGCGCAGGGATGAACTTGGCGAAATGGCGGGTGCGGTGGAAGAATTCAAGGTGCAGGCGATCGCGAGGGCGGAGCACGATGCCGCCACGCAGGAGGCGCAGAACAAGGCGGCGAGCGCCGCGCGCCGCACTGAGCTGATTCGTTTTGCCGACGAGTTCGAGTCGGCGGTCGGCGCCATCGTCTCCAACGTCTCGGCCTCCGCGGTGCAACTCGAGGCGGCGGCGGGAACGCTGACGCGGACGGCGGAGACGACCCAGAGCCTGTCGAGCCAGGTTGCGGGCGCCTCGGAAGAAGCCTCCAGCAACATGCAATCAGTGGCGTCGGCGACGGAAGAGCTTTCCGCCTCCGTCGACGAGATCGGACGGCGCGTGAAAGAATCCAGCCAGATCGCAGCGGCCGCCGTGCGTCAGGCCGAGCAGACCGATAGCCGGATCGGCAAATTGTCGCGCGCAGCGCAACAGATCGGCGACGTGGTCAAGCTGATCACGGCGATCGCCGAGCAGACCAATCTGCTGGCGCTGAACGCCACCATTGAAGCCGCCCGCGCCGGCGATGCCGGCCGGGGATTCGCCGTCGTGGCGTCCGAGGTGAAATCGCTGGCGAGCCAGACCGCCAAGGCGACCGACGAGATTTCCAACCATATCTCGGGCATGCAAGGCGCGACGCAGGAATCGGTTGCGGCGATCAAGGAGATCGGCGGCACCATCGGCAAGATTTCGGACATCGCCTCGAACATCGCCAGCGCGGTCGAGCAGCAGAGCTCGGCGACGCAGGAGATCGCGCGCAGCGTCCAGAACGTGGCCCAGGGAACCCAGGAAGCCGCCGCCAGCGTCATGCAGGTCAATCGCGGCGCGACCGAAACCGGCTCGGCGTCGGAAGAAGTGCTGAACTCGGCGCGCACGCTGTCCAGCGAAAGCACGCGCCTTCGCGAAGAGCTCGACCGCTTCATGGCGAACATCAGGGCGGCGTAG
- a CDS encoding DUF3175 domain-containing protein, producing the protein MAERRNKAKTSRKTTSVGTLSKRWSQRVTQESDALDLKQGVFKLTSAKKIAASLKRSAEQSSRRKAGAYRSALSMLTFYINRAGKTLPKTQRARLERAKVALKHQFGRE; encoded by the coding sequence ATGGCTGAGCGCCGGAACAAGGCCAAAACGAGCCGCAAAACGACAAGCGTCGGGACGTTATCGAAGCGCTGGTCGCAGCGCGTGACGCAGGAAAGCGACGCGCTCGACCTGAAACAGGGTGTCTTCAAGCTGACGAGCGCGAAGAAGATCGCGGCATCACTGAAGCGTTCGGCGGAGCAGAGTTCGCGCCGCAAGGCCGGCGCCTATCGCTCGGCGCTGTCGATGCTGACCTTCTATATCAACCGCGCTGGCAAGACGCTGCCGAAGACGCAACGTGCGCGGCTCGAACGCGCGAAGGTCGCGTTGAAACATCAGTTTGGCAGGGAGTGA